The proteins below are encoded in one region of Methanomassiliicoccus luminyensis B10:
- a CDS encoding GNAT family N-acetyltransferase produces the protein MSDDLPSVYRLACSTLSERYDPTIFTTLSSSWPEGFIVVESPWGIKAFILGILTSSVHSRVLMLAVSPEIRKKGVGSMLMSRYLEESRKKGAKVVSLEVRKGNVPATEFYHKFGFQPMDVIKNYYNDGEDAYQMQLFI, from the coding sequence ATGAGCGACGACCTGCCGTCGGTGTACCGACTGGCATGCTCGACCTTGAGCGAGAGGTATGATCCGACCATATTCACTACCTTGTCGTCCTCTTGGCCGGAAGGCTTCATCGTGGTCGAATCGCCCTGGGGCATCAAGGCGTTCATACTCGGCATCCTGACCTCGTCGGTGCACTCCCGCGTGCTAATGCTGGCCGTTTCTCCGGAAATACGGAAAAAAGGGGTCGGCTCCATGCTCATGTCCAGATATCTCGAGGAAAGCAGGAAGAAGGGGGCCAAGGTAGTGTCACTGGAGGTCCGCAAGGGCAATGTTCCGGCCACCGAGTTCTACCACAAGTTCGGGTTCCAGCCGATGGACGTCATAAAGAACTACTACAATGACGGCGAGGACGCCTACCAGATGCAGCTGTTCATCTGA
- a CDS encoding phospholipase D-like domain-containing protein, producing MRGHSACFLVLLIVIPTVLPGLSSQSWKDSAVPAAGESGGLLIAEVCPARPVEYVIIRNCGGDVNLNGTAISDGEGTLSWTAHFVLASLAEVAIAADASTFAKVHPGIACLEFTSPQIRKAGRFALADTGDEVQLLDGSGALIDMLAYGKSAYSGPGWSGAPALKGGSADALVRGGPDTNSSLDWSPAPPGRSALMPAEFPAVVEPFAMPENAAERLVREIQTASVWVKAAVYELTDPVVVNAFAACAGRGVNVSVLVEGQPVGGLSADSRAAATALLDAGCDVRALRSQDAYKRYDYLHCKYLIADGLRSVVMSENWGSGLWNNRGWGVCAQSYGLVEYLEGMFDADFSGQIDVSANIEPAPYSGQGATAPGPVSELVRWRAAVIPIVSPDFSEEALRGMIASARDRILVQQMYCQENWLASPGLLTDLIDAASRGVTVRLLLDNTFSKDENFKVAEAINALAARTSVDMQAKVVSSYHGISIMHNKGMIMDDSVLISSINWGDSALRDNRELGLLVRSSEISGFFSDLFWADWADDPLPPTMRLGHERILTYAGMPVLLDGSNITDRSGISLIAWDLDGDGRPDGTGAKFVAVFEEGVHVVTVTAYDRYNNSAQGTVTVTAMPLPGQQGEDRGGLPYLAVLPLVPVAAFIVFKRIKERKGH from the coding sequence ATGAGAGGCCACAGCGCATGTTTTCTCGTGTTGCTGATCGTCATCCCCACTGTTCTCCCCGGCCTCTCATCACAATCATGGAAGGACAGCGCAGTTCCTGCTGCTGGGGAGTCCGGCGGGCTCCTCATAGCGGAGGTGTGCCCCGCGAGGCCGGTCGAGTACGTGATCATCAGGAACTGCGGCGGGGATGTCAATCTCAACGGGACCGCGATCTCGGACGGGGAGGGAACGCTGAGTTGGACCGCGCATTTTGTCCTAGCCTCCCTAGCCGAGGTGGCCATCGCCGCTGACGCGTCCACGTTCGCCAAGGTCCACCCGGGCATCGCCTGCCTGGAGTTCACCTCTCCCCAGATCAGGAAGGCCGGGCGCTTCGCACTTGCCGACACCGGGGACGAGGTGCAGCTCCTGGACGGCTCGGGCGCCCTGATCGACATGCTCGCCTACGGAAAGAGCGCCTATTCCGGCCCGGGGTGGAGCGGCGCCCCCGCTCTCAAGGGAGGATCGGCCGACGCCCTGGTGCGGGGCGGTCCCGACACCAACTCCTCCTTGGACTGGTCCCCTGCCCCGCCGGGAAGGAGCGCCCTGATGCCGGCGGAGTTCCCCGCGGTGGTGGAGCCTTTCGCGATGCCGGAGAACGCCGCGGAACGGCTCGTCAGGGAGATCCAGACCGCTTCCGTATGGGTCAAGGCGGCCGTGTACGAGCTCACCGATCCCGTCGTCGTGAACGCCTTCGCGGCGTGCGCGGGGAGGGGCGTGAACGTCAGCGTGCTGGTGGAAGGGCAGCCGGTGGGCGGCCTGTCCGCCGATTCCCGCGCGGCGGCGACCGCGCTGCTTGACGCCGGGTGCGACGTGAGAGCGCTGCGCTCCCAGGACGCGTACAAGCGGTACGATTACCTTCACTGCAAGTATCTTATCGCCGACGGCCTGCGCTCGGTGGTCATGTCGGAGAACTGGGGCTCCGGCCTGTGGAACAACCGGGGGTGGGGAGTGTGCGCCCAGAGCTATGGCCTGGTCGAGTACCTGGAGGGCATGTTCGATGCTGATTTCAGCGGGCAGATCGATGTCTCCGCTAACATCGAGCCCGCTCCCTACTCGGGACAGGGGGCGACAGCTCCAGGCCCGGTTTCCGAGCTGGTGCGGTGGAGGGCCGCAGTAATCCCGATAGTATCCCCGGACTTCTCCGAAGAGGCGCTCCGCGGGATGATCGCCTCGGCGCGGGACCGCATATTGGTCCAACAGATGTATTGCCAGGAAAACTGGCTCGCCTCACCGGGCCTGCTCACTGACCTCATCGACGCCGCGTCGCGGGGAGTTACGGTGAGGCTTCTCCTCGACAACACCTTCTCGAAGGACGAGAACTTCAAAGTGGCCGAGGCCATCAATGCCCTGGCCGCCCGGACCTCCGTGGACATGCAGGCCAAGGTCGTCTCGTCGTACCACGGCATCAGCATTATGCACAATAAGGGGATGATCATGGACGACTCGGTCCTGATCTCCTCGATCAACTGGGGCGACAGCGCGCTCCGGGACAACCGGGAGCTGGGCCTCCTGGTCCGCTCGTCCGAGATATCGGGCTTCTTCTCCGATCTCTTCTGGGCCGACTGGGCCGATGACCCCCTGCCGCCCACCATGCGGCTGGGACACGAGCGGATCCTCACCTATGCCGGCATGCCGGTGCTCCTGGACGGGAGCAACATCACCGACCGCTCCGGCATATCGTTGATCGCCTGGGACCTGGACGGGGACGGCCGCCCCGATGGGACCGGAGCCAAGTTCGTCGCGGTGTTCGAGGAAGGCGTCCACGTCGTCACCGTGACCGCTTACGACCGATACAACAACTCCGCGCAGGGGACCGTGACTGTAACGGCGATGCCGCTCCCGGGGCAGCAGGGCGAAGACCGAGGCGGCCTTCCATACCTGGCGGTCCTGCCCCTGGTCCCGGTGGCAGCGTTCATCGTATTCAAAAGGATTAAAGAACGGAAGGGACATTGA
- a CDS encoding NmrA family NAD(P)-binding protein — protein sequence MDIVLGATGQVGSGVAKGLLKKGREVRAVVRNGAKARELEKMGAEIAVADYLDREALERAFHGGGTAFLLTPEDPWSEHHIDDVRVMLGNYRESVQASGVNKIVGLSTMGAQLGPGSGDLYASYLLERAFWGLDVEQVFVRPTYYYSNWTGYLDLVKAQGILPTLFPPEMKLSMVSPLDISAYLAEAMVRDAPQERVAEVLGPREYSSLDIVKTFEDVLGRDVALQPIPPDEWGRMLTRAGFTADGIEDLTLMTKAVIDGRTKGERPDPVHLPTDFRTYLVNRLRTA from the coding sequence ATGGACATAGTTCTGGGAGCCACAGGGCAGGTCGGGTCTGGGGTGGCCAAGGGCCTTCTCAAGAAAGGGCGAGAGGTACGCGCCGTGGTGAGGAACGGGGCCAAAGCACGCGAGCTGGAGAAGATGGGGGCAGAGATCGCTGTCGCCGATTACCTGGACAGGGAAGCGCTGGAGAGGGCGTTTCATGGCGGCGGGACCGCCTTCCTCTTGACCCCCGAGGACCCTTGGTCGGAGCACCACATCGATGACGTTCGCGTGATGCTCGGCAATTATCGTGAGTCTGTCCAGGCGTCCGGCGTAAACAAGATAGTGGGCCTTTCGACCATGGGTGCGCAGCTCGGACCGGGCTCGGGGGACCTGTACGCATCATATCTGCTGGAGCGCGCCTTTTGGGGGCTTGATGTCGAACAGGTGTTCGTCAGGCCGACCTATTATTACAGCAACTGGACCGGATACCTGGACCTGGTAAAAGCGCAGGGGATATTGCCGACCCTTTTCCCTCCGGAAATGAAGCTGTCGATGGTCTCCCCGCTCGATATCTCGGCATATTTGGCCGAAGCAATGGTCCGCGATGCCCCTCAGGAGCGAGTGGCAGAAGTCCTGGGCCCCCGGGAATACAGCTCATTGGATATAGTCAAGACATTCGAGGATGTTCTCGGAAGGGATGTAGCGTTGCAGCCGATCCCGCCGGATGAGTGGGGGAGAATGCTGACGCGGGCGGGGTTCACGGCGGACGGGATAGAGGATCTCACGCTGATGACGAAGGCCGTGATCGATGGAAGGACCAAGGGCGAACGCCCCGACCCGGTCCATTTGCCAACAGACTTCCGAACATATCTGGTCAATCGGCTACGAACGGCCTAG
- the tpiA gene encoding triose-phosphate isomerase, whose translation MSKLRTPVVIVNFKAYAEVEGPQAVRLADICQEVSDASGITVGVCPPTTELSAVAKAVTVPVLAQHVDARSPGAATGWVTPQLAAGAGAAGTLLNHSEHRMVLADLAQAIQMCKGAGLATVVCTDTEATSAAAAALDPDMVAVEPPELIGGNISVTEAKPEIVSDAVKAVRRVDEGIEVLCGAGVKTGKDVRKAVELGASGVLVASGVVKAKDPKAAVEDLIKYL comes from the coding sequence TTGAGTAAGCTCCGCACCCCCGTGGTCATCGTGAACTTCAAGGCGTACGCCGAGGTGGAAGGCCCCCAGGCCGTCCGCCTGGCGGATATATGCCAGGAAGTGTCCGATGCCTCGGGCATCACCGTCGGGGTATGCCCCCCCACCACCGAACTTTCCGCGGTGGCCAAGGCGGTCACGGTGCCGGTGCTCGCGCAGCACGTCGACGCCAGGTCCCCCGGCGCCGCCACCGGCTGGGTCACTCCCCAGCTTGCCGCAGGAGCGGGAGCGGCGGGGACGCTGCTCAACCACTCCGAGCACCGCATGGTCCTCGCCGACCTCGCTCAGGCCATCCAGATGTGCAAGGGCGCCGGCCTGGCGACGGTGGTATGCACTGACACGGAGGCCACCTCTGCGGCCGCGGCGGCGCTCGACCCCGACATGGTGGCTGTGGAGCCGCCCGAACTTATCGGCGGCAACATCTCGGTCACCGAGGCCAAGCCGGAGATCGTGAGCGACGCCGTGAAAGCGGTGCGCCGGGTCGACGAAGGCATCGAGGTCCTGTGCGGCGCCGGCGTCAAGACCGGCAAGGACGTGCGGAAGGCCGTCGAGCTGGGAGCTTCCGGCGTTCTCGTCGCCTCGGGCGTCGTCAAGGCCAAGGACCCCAAGGCCGCCGTCGAGGACCTGATAAAGTACCTCTGA
- a CDS encoding fructose-1,6-bisphosphatase produces the protein MSDRVTVSVIKADVGSVGGHARPHPLMMKKCEERLADGLRAGTIDDYYVTRVGDDINLFLTHTRGENNRDVHGLTWEAFMDATKVAKSMKLYAAGQDLLTDAFSGNVRGAGPGAAEMEFKERGAEPMVFFMADKTEPSSYSLPLCRSYMDPFTTTGLVIDPRAHEGFKFEIVDVCDSKKVVMSTPDETYDILTLLGDTTRYAIKKIWSKSSDIGIAAVVSTEKLNIAAGKYVGKDDPVCICRAQSGLPAVGELLQPYMFPALVSGWMRGSHYGGWYPCAVDDSDPVFFDGPPRICAVSLHVSNGVFQGLEDPTSPRGTHVALDYFKGSCWDKARSDAVKASIYMRRHGPFMPAVLGPEEMEYTTRPAVLKKLKERMEKLE, from the coding sequence ATGTCAGATAGGGTTACAGTATCAGTTATCAAGGCAGATGTAGGTTCCGTCGGAGGACACGCCCGCCCGCATCCGCTTATGATGAAGAAGTGCGAGGAAAGGCTCGCCGACGGCCTCAGGGCTGGCACGATCGATGATTATTACGTTACCCGCGTGGGGGATGACATCAACCTGTTCCTCACCCACACCCGGGGAGAGAACAACAGGGACGTTCATGGTCTGACCTGGGAGGCGTTCATGGACGCCACCAAGGTCGCCAAGAGCATGAAGCTGTACGCCGCCGGCCAGGATCTCCTTACCGATGCGTTCTCCGGTAACGTCCGAGGGGCCGGACCCGGCGCCGCCGAGATGGAGTTCAAGGAGAGGGGCGCTGAGCCCATGGTGTTCTTCATGGCCGACAAGACCGAGCCGTCCTCCTACTCCCTGCCGCTGTGCAGGAGCTACATGGACCCCTTCACCACCACCGGCCTCGTCATCGACCCCCGGGCCCACGAAGGCTTCAAGTTCGAGATCGTGGACGTGTGCGACTCCAAGAAGGTGGTCATGTCAACTCCCGATGAGACCTATGACATCCTTACCCTCTTGGGCGATACCACCAGGTACGCCATCAAGAAGATATGGAGCAAGAGCAGCGATATCGGCATCGCCGCGGTCGTTTCCACCGAGAAGCTGAACATCGCCGCCGGCAAGTACGTCGGAAAGGACGACCCAGTCTGCATCTGCCGCGCCCAGTCCGGCCTTCCCGCCGTGGGCGAGCTGCTGCAGCCATACATGTTCCCCGCGCTGGTGTCCGGCTGGATGCGCGGCTCCCACTATGGCGGATGGTACCCCTGCGCGGTGGACGATTCCGACCCCGTGTTCTTCGACGGGCCCCCCCGCATATGCGCGGTGAGCCTGCACGTCAGCAACGGCGTGTTCCAGGGTCTTGAGGACCCCACCTCGCCGAGGGGCACCCACGTGGCGCTGGACTACTTCAAGGGAAGCTGCTGGGACAAGGCCAGGAGCGATGCGGTCAAGGCATCCATCTACATGCGCCGCCACGGCCCCTTCATGCCCGCTGTGCTCGGCCCCGAGGAGATGGAGTACACCACCCGCCCCGCTGTGCTGAAGAAGCTCAAGGAAAGGATGGAAAAACTTGAGTAA
- a CDS encoding ferredoxin, with product MTVKIEIDREGCIQCGKCYNDECPAVFSESEDGTSDVKEEYRVGGDVAKGEAPDDKFDCAAKAAEECPTNVISVSK from the coding sequence ATGACCGTGAAGATCGAAATCGACCGGGAAGGCTGCATCCAATGCGGCAAGTGCTACAACGACGAATGCCCTGCTGTCTTTTCCGAGTCTGAGGACGGCACTTCGGACGTCAAAGAGGAGTATCGGGTGGGCGGGGACGTTGCGAAGGGAGAAGCGCCGGACGACAAGTTCGACTGCGCCGCCAAGGCGGCCGAGGAGTGTCCCACCAACGTGATCTCCGTGAGCAAGTAA
- the aspS gene encoding aspartate--tRNA(Asn) ligase: MSDVTLRDSKSLSPADAEKDVTVQGWVQDVRNLGGISFLVLRDRFGTVQITAPKKKIAPEVMGVLTSVSRESVVKIKGAAKAAPQAKGGVEVIPSSIEVLSPAATPLPMGVIDKVNVEADTRFDHRFMDLRKPENRAVFEIKSITLNLIDQFLVSEGFTEVFTPKIVASGAEGGATLFKLGYFGQEAYLAQSPQLYKQMLMSTGLDRVFEIGPAFRAEPSDTVRHVSEFISFDGEMAFIDSMKDVLDLIERCTQYVIGGVADRAKPQLELLGKEVAVPGAPYPIIEYKDAVEMVAGEGMHIKLGDDLGTEGEKLLGDIMKAKGNEMYWIVEYPEEAKPFYIMEKDGTPYSYSFDLDYKGQEISSGGQREHRYDRLVARMHKKGLNPEAFKFYLDAFEYGMPPHGGWGIGVERLVQKMLDLPNIRETILFPRDRVRLVP; encoded by the coding sequence ATGAGCGATGTCACGCTTCGCGATTCCAAGTCCCTCTCCCCTGCCGACGCGGAGAAGGACGTCACCGTGCAGGGCTGGGTCCAGGACGTCAGGAACCTGGGAGGAATATCGTTCCTGGTCCTGAGGGACCGCTTCGGAACTGTCCAGATAACCGCTCCCAAGAAGAAGATCGCTCCCGAGGTGATGGGTGTGCTGACCTCGGTGTCCCGCGAGTCCGTGGTCAAGATAAAGGGCGCCGCGAAGGCAGCGCCCCAGGCCAAGGGCGGCGTCGAGGTGATACCGTCCAGCATCGAGGTCCTCAGCCCCGCGGCGACCCCCCTCCCCATGGGCGTCATCGACAAGGTGAACGTGGAGGCGGACACCCGCTTCGACCACCGCTTCATGGACCTGAGGAAGCCGGAGAACCGGGCGGTCTTCGAGATCAAGTCCATCACTCTCAACCTCATTGACCAGTTCTTGGTGAGCGAGGGCTTCACCGAGGTGTTCACCCCCAAGATCGTGGCGTCGGGGGCCGAGGGGGGCGCCACCCTCTTCAAGCTGGGATACTTCGGGCAGGAGGCCTACCTGGCGCAATCACCCCAGCTGTACAAGCAGATGCTGATGTCCACCGGCCTGGACCGGGTGTTCGAGATCGGGCCGGCCTTCCGCGCCGAGCCGTCCGATACCGTCAGGCACGTTTCCGAGTTCATATCATTCGATGGTGAGATGGCCTTCATCGACTCCATGAAGGACGTGCTCGACCTCATCGAGCGGTGTACCCAGTACGTCATCGGCGGCGTGGCGGACAGAGCGAAGCCGCAGCTTGAGCTGCTTGGAAAGGAGGTCGCTGTACCCGGGGCCCCCTACCCGATCATCGAGTACAAGGATGCCGTGGAGATGGTAGCAGGCGAGGGCATGCACATCAAGCTCGGCGACGACCTCGGGACCGAGGGGGAGAAGCTCCTCGGAGACATCATGAAGGCCAAAGGCAACGAGATGTACTGGATCGTGGAGTATCCGGAGGAAGCGAAGCCGTTCTATATCATGGAAAAGGACGGGACGCCGTACTCGTACTCCTTCGACCTTGATTATAAGGGCCAGGAGATATCCTCCGGTGGGCAGAGGGAGCATCGCTACGACCGCCTGGTCGCCAGGATGCATAAGAAGGGGCTGAACCCCGAGGCCTTCAAGTTCTACCTCGACGCGTTCGAGTACGGCATGCCCCCCCACGGCGGGTGGGGGATCGGTGTCGAGCGCCTCGTCCAGAAGATGTTGGACCTGCCGAACATCAGGGAGACCATACTGTTCCCCCGGGACCGCGTCCGCCTGGTCCCTTGA
- a CDS encoding RusA family crossover junction endodeoxyribonuclease, translating into METIEFVVLGEPSPEGSTKAFYIEKLNRAVITHQNQKGLQAWRNRVATEAQRAIVDRPWVSDCGCAYAVDVDFVLSRPPSIPWHRRLHPTVKPDIDKLVRAINDALTGIMFPDDCQVVSMRVSKDYNDGVRPGAYIKVSRYTNAVPKPRKEQPAKKGRKKAKAAPEAAEEHPYDDPRDD; encoded by the coding sequence TTGGAAACGATCGAATTCGTCGTTCTTGGCGAACCCTCACCGGAGGGAAGCACCAAAGCGTTCTATATCGAGAAGCTGAACCGCGCGGTCATCACTCACCAGAACCAGAAGGGCCTGCAGGCCTGGAGGAACCGCGTTGCCACCGAGGCCCAGCGGGCCATCGTGGACCGTCCGTGGGTCTCCGACTGCGGCTGCGCGTACGCCGTGGACGTGGACTTCGTTCTGTCCAGGCCGCCGTCCATTCCCTGGCACCGAAGGCTGCACCCAACTGTCAAGCCGGACATCGACAAGCTGGTGAGAGCGATCAATGACGCTCTCACGGGCATCATGTTCCCCGACGACTGCCAGGTCGTTTCCATGCGGGTCTCCAAGGACTACAATGACGGCGTCAGGCCGGGGGCGTACATCAAAGTGTCGCGATACACCAACGCCGTCCCCAAGCCCCGGAAGGAGCAGCCTGCGAAGAAGGGGAGAAAGAAAGCGAAGGCAGCCCCCGAGGCCGCCGAGGAACACCCCTACGACGACCCCCGGGACGATTAA